In the genome of Ziziphus jujuba cultivar Dongzao chromosome 10, ASM3175591v1, the window TTGCATAACAAACTATGTAGTAATTTCTAGATGATCCCAATTCATTCTTGGTGATACCTCATTACCATGCCAGGTTGAAAATGAGTACGGAAATGTTGCCTCAGCATATGGGTCTCGTGGCAAATCCTATGTTAAATGGTCAGCAGGGATGGCTTTGTCTTTGGACACAGGAGTACCATGGGTCATGTGCCAGCAATCAGATGCTCCGGATCCCATTGTTAGCTTTTCTATTCACCTTGCACAGCATTCTTGACACGCTTTCTccaatttttcttcctttgataTATAACTGCTGCTTGCAGATCAACACTTGCAACGGATTTTACTGTGATCAATTCACCCCAAATTCTAATAATAAGCCCAAAATATGGACTGAGGATTGGAGTGGATGGTAAAGCTTCCTTAATCCTATCAATTCTAATTTGATTTAGACTGGTCATTTTCACATACATTGATTTATGAAAGCATCTTGCGTTTAGAACTTTATGATTTGGAATGCCAGGTTTCTCTCCTTTGGTGGTGCTGTGCCTTTCAGACCTGTGGAAGATCTGGCATTTGCAGTTGCACGGTTTTACCAGCGAGGTggaacttttcaaaattattatatggtATGCAATTATATGTGAAGTTCATGATATATTTAGGATAAATGAGGGTGTTTTCTGATAGGTCATTtagtttgaaaataaaaaaaccactcAAAAACATGGAATGATGTATCAAATTTGTTTTGGTTGCTATTAAACAGTACCATGGTGGGACTAACTTTGGCCGAACTTCTGGTGGACCCTTTATTACTACAAGTTATGATTATGATGCCCCAATAGATGAGTATGGTATGCGTTTTATCTCTTTCATTACTTCCATATGTCTACTTCTGATGGCATAAGCCGCTATGCTATTCGTCTGTAGATATAAACTCAAGCTTATCGGTTGTATGTAATTTGACCATTTGTTACAGTCAAAATAGGGTATTGGAAGCACTTGACCAGTTAATATATTATCCTTACTTTGGAATAGGATTTTTACTTTAAACTGTGATtgcttatatttttcataaaccaGAAATAAATTTTGTCTGATAATGAATACAAAGTTTCATAATGTTGCAGGGCTTATTAGACAACCTAAGTGGGGTCACCTTAGAGATCTGCATAAGGTCATAAAGCTAATTGAAGATACATTATTGGCCACTGATCCAACAATTACTTCTCTCGGTACAAACTTGGAGGTATACCCCTTGCATATTGATTTATGCCTTGCTTCTCTCTACAATTATGGATATGTTTATGAACTTTAAATGAACTTCTTGGCCTCAAGATTCTTCAGTCTACAAGAAAATTACTCTTGAATTTTCTCTTATTTGAATGTCCCCATGTTTGAGGCAAGGTTAATTTTAGAGAGAAGCAAATATTTAAGCCTTAAGAAGAAAATTCATTTGATATTCAATTTAGCTTTAAGCTGAATATTTTCTGCTTTAACTTACAAATATATGGTAGTAATATGGTTTGTATTGGTTTAAAATCTGTAGGCTGCCGTTTATAGAACAGGATCAGCTTGTGCTGCTTTTCTTGCTAATGTGGGCACCCAGTCTGATGCCTCTGTAACTTTCAATGGAAATTCATATAACCTGCCAGCATGGTCTGTGAGCATCCTACCAGACTGCAAGAATGTTGTCTTCAACACTGCAAAGGTTTGCCATCTTAGCTTCTGTTTCACATGAACAATGTATGAGAGCATGCTCTGTAGGTTATTTTCCTGGGGAAATGGCTGTTAGACACTTAGTGCTTGAAATGTATACCATGacatttttcttgaaaaatttagTCTCTCCTCCATTGAGTTACTTCTACTTTGTTATTCTCTCAAAATTGAATGTGTAGTTTCTATTGCATATCTACTAGAAATTTATACATACACTAACAGGGTGTTTGGGAAGTGTCAAAGTTAAGAGGAAAATTGATTCCCAGGATTTAGTTTCCtgagaattattttttcttttgatttgtttGGTGAGTAATGGGAAAATTGGGAttgataagtaattaaatttaacattgtataataaattaaggataaatatgtattttaaaaaaaatttaaaactattttaaatttaatttcctgGGCCTACACTTTTACACTTCACAgtaaatatccaaacaaaagaGAGTTATCACTTTCCACACTTTTACACTTCACAgtaaatatccaaacaaaagaaagttaTCACTTTCCCAAGagaattagattcccactaacTTTACCTTTACCCAAATATGCCATAAGTTTTTTTAATGTTCTTGCCGGAAAATTCtaccaaatttatattttgctcTCTTTTTCCTGCCTGCTAGTTTTGTAACTGAgtatatatcaattatatgaaATGACAGATTAACTCTGCAGCTACAATTCCAAGCTTGACACGGCAATCTTTGAAGGATAATGGTGATTCCTTGGGCTCAGACTGGAGCTGGATAAATGAACCTGTGGGCATATCAAAGGATGATGCATTTAGCAGAGTTGGATTAGTGGAGCAAATAAATACAACGGCTGATAAAAGCGACTATTTGTGGTACTCTTTAAGGTATGGAAGCTTGTAGTTTGCGGAGATTCTTTATGAAGCGATACCTATAGTCCCTCAAGCCATTGCATTGAAGTCTTCAAGGATTTAAAATGGTTTTTGGTTAAATGTGGCAGCATTGGCATCAAAGGTGATGAGCCATTCCTTGATCAAACTGTTCTTCATGTGGAATCGCTTGGCCATGCctttcatgtttttatcaatggaaagcttgtTGGTGAGTAGAGGaactaatttttataataagaaTTTGATATTATTAAATTGCCATAAAATCTAGTTATATATTCATTCAAGTTTCTAGATTatgtttattacatttttatttgttagtatTTTTAATGGCTGCTTTGGTAGGAAAGGATAAACTAGCCTCAGCAACATTTGAGAtactatatatgtaaaaattgtTACTCTAGATGTGCCTTAAAGGATGAGGTGCAAAACCTTTAAAAGATATTGTCTAACCTGCTATATTTTTTGGAGGGAGTTATAAGATTGTTATTAACTAAATTAAGGAAGAAATCCTTAGGGTACAGCCTGATGGCTTCAATCACCTTTAAAGGTCAATTAATGAGTTAAGATCCATgtagcaaaaaagaaaagtgaattAAGGAAGGATGTCTTTGGCATTTCCATGTGTATAGGGTATATGATTTATGAGTTTCGCTAGCTTCTCTGATCAGGAGTCTCGATTGTAAAGTGAAAAAATCAATTTGTGTAAAAAAGGGTATATTACTTGATTGTTAGATTATAAAATCTTCTATTGTCATTGTTGATGCTCCCTGTTGGAAGACTTTATTTGGTTCTTCCTTCATCTTCTCAATGTCTCTTTTTTTGCAATGTAAGTTTCTGCATCCATCTTAAAGTTTAAAGATAATGAAAACGAAGAACCCCACCTCTCAGTTGGCTATTAATGGCGTCAAAACTTATTGTGCTAGCTAGTTGATACAAGAGCTCTTAGAACTATCTTTCATCAATCACCATGCAAACCAGTGCTCTTAACTAAGTTTTTCAATAGAGGCTTATCGAGCAATGTAATTCTAGGCTTGTTTTCATATAATCATGAAGCCTGATCCAGAGGATTCCTGGCCATGATTTTCCAAATGGAAATAAGGTCTTGGGTTGTAATTGTGATTATTTGCTTGGACTGTTTCATCATTTTGTAATATATTCAAGGTGATTATGGCCTTCGCAGGAAGCGGAATTGGCAACAGTGCCAATTCTAATGTTAAAGCAGATATCCCTGTCACACTTGTACGTGGGAAGAACACAATCGATCTTCTGAGTTTGACAGTGGGGCTTCAGGTTTGTCCTTCTCAATTAAGATTTCATTAAGCTTGTATAAATGAGGGAAATCTTTATCTATCATTTTCTGATAgtttattgaaaaatttattatttgttggatCCAAGTTTTgtcattcaaaaagaaaaaaaaaaaaaaaaaaaaaacaacaacattattatttgctaattaTGAAGTTCTATATGTATTTGTATGGCTTGTTATTTGCTAATTATGAAGTCTATATGTATTTGTATGGCTATGTCAGAACTATGGACCTTTTTATGACAAAGTGGGTGCGGGGATTACCGGTCCAGTGAAGCTGAATGGAAAGAATGGCGGTTCTTTTGATCTCTCTTCGCAGAAATGGACATATCAGGTGTCTTTTTAGTGTCTTTTCAAGTTgcttaaataaattattggtgTAGAGGGAAAATGATGAGGCAAATGATGATTTGCTGACTTTACAAATGAAGAATCAAGTTTCCAACTTGATTCATAAATACTATGCATAGAGCATACCTTCAAAGGACTGCATGCAAGTTtatcattttacttttttcgTTAACATGATTACTGTAGATTGGACTTAAAGGTGAAGAATTAGATCTGCGCAGTGGAATTTCTTCACGATGGATTTCAAAGTCTACTTTACCCAAGAAGCAACCCTTAATATGGTACAAGGTAAATTCAGTATTTTTCTTGGTCATTGACAAGAGACTTAAGCTATATTGCTGTAGTACAAGGATATAGGAACAATTCGTTGAAATTTAATCTGgtttaatgctaaaattgtctCAGTTGTTAGTGTTGCTAGATCTTCTTTGAATCTTAAATTTCTGAAAGGAATGGTGCCTAATTCTGCGACAGGCCGAAACAAAGACCAAGTTAAATGGGAAtctcttttttgttgttgttattattattatttaaatatgttatGAGGTACGTCACTAATTAAGGTGAGGGACAAGGGCATAGAGCACATGAAAGGATAAGATCAAGGCGACCAATCTGAAGTGGTTTAACTGAGGATGCTGAATACTACACGTCACCAAAATAATTTACTTGATGGATCTGAGTTAGAGattgatttttgaaatatttgaatcaAGGGAAGAAACAATaagatacaaataattaaactagTCTTACCAGACAAGGGTAAATATATCAAAGCAGGGTGTCAATGAATAACTAGAAAAGTTTTATTCTACTATTTTAGTTGTACGCCTGATGTAGCATGTCATACAATTTTTGAAATATGTAATTACAAGGAGACAGCCACTTGATTCCCGTTTTTGGCTTCTTTTCTTGGTACCTACTGATGGTGATACTTTTTGTTCAGACGACGTTTGATGCCCCTGCTGGAAGTAATCCTGTTGCACTAGACTTTTTGGGACTGGGGAAGGGTGAGGCATGGGTGAATGGACAAAGCATTGGGCGTTATTGGCCAGCTTTTATTGCTTTCAGCAATGGCTGCAATGAGAAATGCGATTATAGAGGACCTTATGGTTCGGGCAAATGCCGTAAGAACTGTGGGAAGCCATCTCAGCAACTGTATGTGCTAAAATAATACACGTCAAAAGTTAAAATGTCAACTAGAGAAatatatttctaatatatatattttgggtttcaCAGGTACCATGTTCCAAGATCATGGTTGAAACCAAGTGGCAACACTCTTGTATTGTTTGAGGAAATGGGGGGTGATCCAACACAAATATCTTTTGCCACAAGACAAATACAGAGTTTGTGTGCACAAGTCTCAGAGACTCACCCATTACCTGTAGATATGTGGAATTCAGATTCAACTGCAGCAAGTAATTCGGGGCCTGTACTCTCACTCAAGTGCCCATTTCCGAAGCAGGTCATTTCTTCAATTACGTTTGCAAGTTTTGGAACACCTATTGGGTCTTGCGGTGGATTCAGCCATGGCCAATGCCGCAACAATATGGCTCTATCAATTGTTCGGAAGGTgtgatattttgatttatagttcaaacatttttcttttttaagattgGTTATATTTGCTTATACTAAGTGTAACCTTCCACAGGCTTGTGTTGGATCCAACAGCTGTAGCATTGAagtatcaataaataaatttggtgacCCATGTCAAGGAGTAACGAAGAGTTTAGCGGTTGAAGCTTCTTGTACATAAGAAGGCTCTGCTCTAAATCTTTGCCTTGTATTTGCTGTCAAGTAAATGGGCTGTCCCCAGGCTTTTGCATGATTGAATAAGGTTATTCTGTTGATGTCCAagttatatttacttttaaaaatgaaCGGTTTCATAGCAGTGTAATATTTcttgcaaaaagaaaatatagaatatttttttccccaattttATCCGTTTTCAATAATTATGGTTAGTGTTCTAGGAGAGGACAACCGTTGATTTCTTGGCCCAtttttgtataacatatgaTCCTACCCGCAAACCACCTACCAATTCGAAGGGACTAGAAATCCGTAGTGAATTAACCCTTTGAAAAaagagctaaattaggtttacTTTGATAATTAGAGAATGTTATGGTCAAAGCGAGTATAAAGGAAAATCTAGTCATGTAGACCATACCAGGCTACATGGCCCTGTAAGACCAATCCTGCTATCATTTCCCCTGTGCTAGCTGATGATCCTGGTTGCTTTAGCTGCAATTAACGCTATAGCATTAGATTTCAGATTGTGAGTTGCGATTTTATAGAAGTGTGATTCTACGAGGCAAAAATGAAATGAGCAGCACAAGGGCGTCACTATTTAGGGGCTGAAGACACCAAAACTGTCAATACAGTTTAACAGTGCCGAATATGGTCTCTGAGTTGATTTGAAAGAAACGATTCATGAATGAAGCAACAAGAAGTTCACCAATGAAGTCAAATTGGTAGtatcttattgaaaaattacTTGATGAAAATTCATGTGCTCAACAATTATCTTTATTATAGTTGTTCAAACAAGTAAAAAAGAAGTCACAAACTTGACATGAGCAGTTTCATATCCCTTATTCTATACTTTAACTCAGTTACAATGCCAAAATACCGAAGACCCAGTACAGAGAATTAGACATTGGATTGTTATCAAATTGAGCAACGTTGTTTAAGGCAATATTCCCATATAGGCCTTGGAACTTGCAAGCCTTGCATAAAGGAGCAAACAAGGATGGTGTTTGGTATTTGTCCTCCCCACCTATCGTTGGCATGGCAACCCCAGGCTTGATAGGACTAACATAATCTGACCTGTAAGTCTTTCCCAAAACACCTTCAACAAGATCAGAtggattggaaaatttgaattgTGTTTCGTAGTGAGCAAAAGCATCATTAGCTAGTAGTCTGTAGTTATGGACcctgttttcttcttttccaatAGGTCTTACCTTTATGTGTGTTTCCACTAGCCCGGCAACTTGGACTATAATGCTGTTAGTGTTGTCAGTCCTTTCCACTAAAGTTTCCCTTTCCTCTCCATTAGTCCTCCATTCTGCATCTCCATTAGTAGGAATGTTAACCGATTCACTGTCCCATCTCACTATTAGAGCATCAACTTTGTCATCCTAGTATGAGAATCTCCTAGCTGCAATGACAAGGTTGTGAGTTTCAAACATAACTGAGAGGGCTTGAACCCATGTAAAGTCCCTAGTCCTTCCTTGTGGTCTGGTTCCAATGAAGTAAGCATTTATTTGGGAGGTGTCATATGAGACGATGGCAAAGTTTCCTCCCTTAGATTCATGGAAGTAAAACACAACTCCGTCTGCACCAACAAAGTGAGGATCATAACAGAGAGATCCATATCCAATGCAGTTGGGTTTTCTGCCTGCCAAACAATAATAAAGAGAGTAAGTTCAAGTATGATCCTTTCTTGCTATTGAATGGCACTGTAAGATAAAATGCGAAATTAGAAGAGATATATGCTACTAGAGGATAAGTGGGTAAATAATGGAACTTGTATCCTGGATTCCAATGAAAAACGGTCCTAGGACCTAAGACATGTGACTAAAAGATAGAAAATGAAGTAAAACTTTGAAGAAGAATGAATGAATAAAAGGAAGGAAAACGAATGgtgggaagagaaaaaaagTGACAAGGAGGCTTACTTCTGCAAGTAGCTTCAcacttgctactgcagttgatgAAACAACCTTTGCCGTTCTTGTTCTGCTTAGGCTTTTTCTGAGGGCATTGGGATGGGCATGTAAGAGTCTTATGGTGGCAATTTCCTACTGCTTTGCACATAGCTCGTTCCTATCCACTCGTCGTAGTCTGTTGTTGAACTgtatttattccctttttcattgttattgccatttccatttccatttcctTTGTCATTGTTGCCATTTCCATTGCTAGTGCCATTTTTGTTTCCATTGCCATTGTTGCCATTTCTGTTGCCACTATTACCATTTCCATTGCCATTGCTGTAATATCCATTTCCATGTCCACTGCCATTGTTGTAATTGCCGTTCCCACTACCACTGTTGCCATTGCCATGGTTCCCATTTCCAATTTCCTTGCCATCATTGCCTTCTTGATTTTCATTTCCATTGCCACTGCTGTTGTTGTCATTTCCATTGCCACCTTTGTCGCCATTGTCATTTCCATCATCGCCCTTGCTaccattattatttccattttcaTCATTGCCATGgtttccatttccatttccattgcCACTACCATTACTGTTGTTACCATTTTCACTTCCATTTCCAATGTTACCATTTCCATTGCCATTGCCATTGCCATTGCTATTGCTGCCATTCCCATTGCCATTGTCATGGTTGCCACTGTAGCCGTTGTCATTTCCATTTCCGTTGCCATTGCCATTTCCATTTCCACTGCCATGTTTTCCATTTCCATTGCCATTGCCATTgccatttccatttccattgcCATGTTTTCCATTCCATTGCCATTGCCatcatttccatttccattgcCGTCACCAATGTTTCCATTTCCATTGCTGTTGCCatcatttccatttccattacCATTGCCTGATTGGCCCCGAACAAAGGTTATTTCCACAGAGAGTAATATGATGAAGAAAGTCATCCATAGATATAACTTTGTTCTATCCATTTCTTGTCAGAATTTGTGGATCTAAACATACATAatctataaatcataaattactaacctccaattgcagccattgataaattaaatctttaatcctgcaaaatagaaaacaatataaagtagtgcctatggacacactactctcaaaccactctcagatatctgaaaaccctaatattaaaataccgtatggcatctgtttgcttgccctagaccttttatagtctctgcaagtcacacttacccattaattttaacacacacaaaatactaataatttaataatataataatactagaaaaaatatgggtaagtcaatgagcttataaagagagttggtcttccagtccaatgggccaactggagtcttatagaaagtGTATGACCAAGGGTCctattacaaaatattaaaataaaccagtcccattaatggcataaataggccctgtaagtgagtaattaattatgctaagtccacaattattaatttatttaacattctcccacttggactgcataatcatcatatatatatatatatatatatttcaaactcacttactacagaatcCCCCAAACCATGATACcatttcatttaaatatatagcataccAACAGggtacaacaatatactagactaggcagtagagattctctcagtaaatctcccaaaacatgataccatttcaattgagcactttgcatgccataaactcagtctagataacagagatttacctaaccacgtgcaatcccccaacacacaataccatttcatctgagcacattgtgtatcgacaggatacatcaatatacccaaactagataGTAAGGACTCATCATGGCACCTGTGTatcaatatacacatatacatagactaatagtctcaacaggcctgtaaatataagagcaataatatatgtaataaatcatgtcataaataaataatgatccacatacatcaatgtatcaaaatactcaaataaataaataatacttaacatggatattactgcagaaattataacaaactcccactgacccacagcagtctaacaatcccatacgggacacatgctcctcaaatatgcctacgggtaaggccttggtcagtggatttgccaccatgctgtaagtaggcatgtgaacaacagtaatgaggccttcttcaactttctccttaaccacaaaatacttAACATCAATGTATCTTGCACCagaagtaccttttaaattattggagaaagatactactgcagtattatcataatacatcataataggcctgtcaatggagtcaaccactcccaaatcacgaataaaattccaaagccaaactgcatgacgagtagccttataacacgccacatactctgcctccatagtcgaggatacTGTCACTGACTATTTGGCACTGCGCCAAGATATAGCACCttctgccatgataaatatatacccagtggtagatttcttatcatccacatagtctttataatctgcatcactataaccaacaacATCTAGGGAGTTGGTACGttgatatgtcaacatatgatctttagtactgtgaagatacctaaagaccttcttaactgcttggtaatgaataggataaggattgctcataaatctaccaagcacatcCACAAAAAAAGCTATATCAGAccgtgtacatacttgagcaCATATCAAACTATGCACTGCTAAAAAATAGCGAACATTTCTCATCGCcatcctctctttatcattcttgggacattgatccttagaaaatcttTCACCCTTTATGACAGGTACACTtctaggagaacaattatgcatatcaaatttcttaaggattctatcaatataggctctttgagacaattgcaacacgTAATTAGTCATATCTTGAACAATCTTGATActtaaaacaaaagaagcctctccaagatctttcatatcaagatggttgcacaacatctgctttgtctcaacaacaggtcagtgtcattagtaaccaaaagtatgtcatcaacatacaacaccaaaaatataaaactgctcccactgaccttcatatatatgcatctatcaataACATTCTCTTTAAAGCCATTCTTGATTACAACcttatcaaacttaagataccattgccttTAAGCCTggttaagaccataaataggtttcttaagcttacaaaccaaattaccattccttgTTTActggaagccaactggttgaaccatatacacatcttcaaataaatcaccatttagaaaagcagttttgacatccatctgatgcaattCTAGGTCATAATATGCCACAATTGctataatgattctaaaagaatcctttgtggatacaggagaaaatgtctctgtataatcaattcctttcttctggctaaaccctttggttacaagtctagccttatacctctccacttgaccattagagtctcttttagtcttaaagacccatttgcaccctataggcttgctacccaatggtaactcaaccaaatcccaaacaccatttgatgccatggattttatttcatcttccattgcattcaaccaaaaatttgagtgcgaACTGCTTACGGCTTCCTCATAattgactggatctgaatcatcacttatatcaaaatcatgctcctgcaagtaaacctcatagtcatcaggaatagctgacctcctagtcctttgtgaccttctcaaaggcacatcagcatctacaatagctgggatattttgcttttcaatgatgtgttcatcttgatcaactactagttcatcaactactggattaataatatctctattAGGAACTACTATAATGGGAATGAAtatattttcttctctaaattaaggctcccttggaccattattatcatcaaatccaaaatcatcttcaaaataaacagcccTGTCCGATTCAACAATTTTGgtggtgtgagatggacaaaagaatcttgaactcCTAGATTCTATATAATAGCTAACAAAATACCCACttaacttcttaatttggggattataaatccttacttcagctttgcaaccccatacttaaaaatgatgcaaattaggctttcttcctgaccacaactcaaaaggagccTTAGGAAcggatttacttggaacttgattcaaaatataagcagccgtccttaaagcctctcctcACAAGTAATCTGGCAAGCTAGAATTTTCTAACATAGATCGCACCATGTCCAACAAAGTACGATTTCTCCTCTTAGCTATGCTATTCTGTTGAGGTGTACCAGACATTGTATATtacgcatcaatgccacactcacgtaaATAAATTGCGAATGGCCTTGGGTTtcgtccagtctcatcatatctgccataaaattcaccacctctatcagaccttacagcctttatcttcttattcttttgacgctccatctttaccttaaactccttaaaagcaactaaagaatttgacttctcacggataagctcaacatgtccataacaagaaaaattatcaatgaaggtaataaaatacctataaccatCCAAAGTAGTTGGCGTAAAAGGTCTACAAATGTCAGTATgaattaattccaaaacatctccacaccttacTATTTTATCCTTTCTAACCTTAGAAGTTaatttccctttcacacatttgaCACAAGttgaaaagtttgaaaaattaagattgggaagtattccatcctttactaatctttccattctgtgcctagaaaaATGTCCTAAAtgcttatgccataacattgagga includes:
- the LOC107425261 gene encoding beta-galactosidase 8 isoform X1, whose translation is MLMNLELSNRKQRRLAMEGKGLMLSLLFLLGVLATTSYCGNVTYDHRALVVDGKRRLLISGSIHYPRSTPDMWPDLIQKAKDGGLDVIETYVFWNLHEPTRGQYDFEGRKDLVKFVKTVAQAGLYVHLRIGPYACAEWNYGGFPLWLHFIPGIELRTDNEPFKAEMQRFMAKIVNIMQQEKLYASQGGPIILSQVENEYGNVASAYGSRGKSYVKWSAGMALSLDTGVPWVMCQQSDAPDPIINTCNGFYCDQFTPNSNNKPKIWTEDWSGWFLSFGGAVPFRPVEDLAFAVARFYQRGGTFQNYYMYHGGTNFGRTSGGPFITTSYDYDAPIDEYGLIRQPKWGHLRDLHKVIKLIEDTLLATDPTITSLGTNLEAAVYRTGSACAAFLANVGTQSDASVTFNGNSYNLPAWSVSILPDCKNVVFNTAKINSAATIPSLTRQSLKDNGDSLGSDWSWINEPVGISKDDAFSRVGLVEQINTTADKSDYLWYSLSIGIKGDEPFLDQTVLHVESLGHAFHVFINGKLVGSGIGNSANSNVKADIPVTLVRGKNTIDLLSLTVGLQNYGPFYDKVGAGITGPVKLNGKNGGSFDLSSQKWTYQIGLKGEELDLRSGISSRWISKSTLPKKQPLIWYKTTFDAPAGSNPVALDFLGLGKGEAWVNGQSIGRYWPAFIAFSNGCNEKCDYRGPYGSGKCRKNCGKPSQQLYHVPRSWLKPSGNTLVLFEEMGGDPTQISFATRQIQSLCAQVSETHPLPVDMWNSDSTAASNSGPVLSLKCPFPKQVISSITFASFGTPIGSCGGFSHGQCRNNMALSIVRKACVGSNSCSIEVSINKFGDPCQGVTKSLAVEASCT
- the LOC107425261 gene encoding beta-galactosidase 8 isoform X2 — encoded protein: MEGKGLMLSLLFLLGVLATTSYCGNVTYDHRALVVDGKRRLLISGSIHYPRSTPDMWPDLIQKAKDGGLDVIETYVFWNLHEPTRGQYDFEGRKDLVKFVKTVAQAGLYVHLRIGPYACAEWNYGGFPLWLHFIPGIELRTDNEPFKAEMQRFMAKIVNIMQQEKLYASQGGPIILSQVENEYGNVASAYGSRGKSYVKWSAGMALSLDTGVPWVMCQQSDAPDPIINTCNGFYCDQFTPNSNNKPKIWTEDWSGWFLSFGGAVPFRPVEDLAFAVARFYQRGGTFQNYYMYHGGTNFGRTSGGPFITTSYDYDAPIDEYGLIRQPKWGHLRDLHKVIKLIEDTLLATDPTITSLGTNLEAAVYRTGSACAAFLANVGTQSDASVTFNGNSYNLPAWSVSILPDCKNVVFNTAKINSAATIPSLTRQSLKDNGDSLGSDWSWINEPVGISKDDAFSRVGLVEQINTTADKSDYLWYSLSIGIKGDEPFLDQTVLHVESLGHAFHVFINGKLVGSGIGNSANSNVKADIPVTLVRGKNTIDLLSLTVGLQNYGPFYDKVGAGITGPVKLNGKNGGSFDLSSQKWTYQIGLKGEELDLRSGISSRWISKSTLPKKQPLIWYKTTFDAPAGSNPVALDFLGLGKGEAWVNGQSIGRYWPAFIAFSNGCNEKCDYRGPYGSGKCRKNCGKPSQQLYHVPRSWLKPSGNTLVLFEEMGGDPTQISFATRQIQSLCAQVSETHPLPVDMWNSDSTAASNSGPVLSLKCPFPKQVISSITFASFGTPIGSCGGFSHGQCRNNMALSIVRKACVGSNSCSIEVSINKFGDPCQGVTKSLAVEASCT